From Carya illinoinensis cultivar Pawnee chromosome 5, C.illinoinensisPawnee_v1, whole genome shotgun sequence, one genomic window encodes:
- the LOC122309295 gene encoding uncharacterized protein LOC122309295, producing the protein MQGDFVLDWDRENHRLAVRKQLRKRFNAFHHELHKKYESYGSHEEALDAGSMMVGLEVWAKLCERWGTEEFKKIARQNRENRKAQIINHTAGRKSFVRLMEEKRATSANLVEFYKESHWSKKNGKFVTAATENTYNEMVRKMDGLEPEQRNDEAAASVFREVLGHRPGYARGLGEMVIPESTRQRNTQKEREYQALIEKHKTDAENYKKDADHYKTKLDEVMGQMQVLLERQNATDALMQSFFRNFQSNPESLQAIQSLQSRGET; encoded by the exons ATGCAGGGTGACTTCGTTTTAGATTGGGATCGGGAGAATCATAGACTGGCCGTCAGGAAGCAGTTGCGTAAGCGGTTCAATGCATTCCACCATGAATTACACAAAAAGTATGAATCATACGGTAGTCACGAGGAAGCATTGGATGCTGGGAGTATGATGGTTGGCTTGGAAGTCTGGGCTAAGTTGTGTGAGAGGTGGGGAACCGAGGAATTCAAG AAAATTGCAAGACAAAATCGAGAGAATAGAAAGGCGCAAATCATTAACCACACTGCAGGCCGCAAATCTTTTGTTAGGCTAATGGAGGAGAAG CGGGCTACTTCTGCGAATTTGGTGGAGTTCTATAAGGAGAGTCACTGGTCAAAGAAGAATGGTAAATTTGTCACCGCAGCAACTGAAAACACTTAT AATGAGATGGTCAGGAAGATGGATGGTCTAGAGCCTGAGCAACGCAACGACGAGGCAGCAGCAAGTGTATTTAGAGAGGTGCTTGGGCATAGACCAGGATACGCGAGGGGGCTAGGAGAGATGGTCATTCCGGAGTCGACAAGACAACGGAACacccaaaaagaaagagagtatcAAGCCTTAATTGAAAAACACAAGACAGATGCTGAGAATTACAAGAAAGATGCTGACCATTACAAGACGAAGCTTGATGAAGTGATGGGTCAAATGCAAGTTCTTCTTGAGAGGCAAAATGCTACTGATGCTTTGATGCAATCATTTTTTCGAAATTTCCAAAGTAACCCCGAGTCTCTCCAGGCTATCCAGTCTCTCCAGTCTCGTGGAGAGACTTAG